The nucleotide sequence TATTGTATATTTAGTACATAATGTTGCCAGGTTGCTATTGCGGCTTGCTAACTGCTGCTCCATACCATTGCCAATTTCCAACCCTAAAATGTCCCCATCATGAAAAACATCTTTACTCCTCTAGTTTTCGCTCTCATAGTTGGCTCTGTCCAACTGGCTGAAGCCGGTTCTGGTGACCAAAACCGGACCACCGACCGGGCCACACAAATGACCAAGCAACTGGCTCAAAAAACCCAGCTCAGCGAAGGACAATACGTGAAGGTCCGTCAGTTGAACGTGCGTATGCTGAACGAGGTGCAGGAAACAAAAGCTCGTTTGGCTTCAGATCCTGCCGCCCTCGACCAGAAACTTGCTGAAATGCAAGCGCACTACGAGTGGGACCTTGCCACCATCTTATGGCCACGTCAAATGGCTGTGTACACGCAATCTAAAGCCGACTTGATGGCGTTCAGCGCCCGATAGTCAGTCCGGGCTAAAACGAAGAAGCCGGCTCCCTAGGGAGCCGGCTTCTTCGTTTTAGCCCGGACTAGTCGTTGGAGCTACCTAGCGGTTCTCGATGCTTACGTAGTCGCGCTCTAGTTCGCCCGTGTAAATCTGGCGCGGACGACCAATTGGCTCCTTGTTCTCACGCATTTCTTTCCACTGCGCAATCCAGCCGGGGAGGCGCCCGAGGGCGAACATCACCGTGAACATCTCGGTTGGGATGCCAATGGCTTTGTAGATGATGCCCGAATAGAAGTCCACGTTCGGATACAGCTTGCGGTCCACGAAATAAGGGTCGGTGAGAGCCGCTTGCTCTAATTCCTGCGCAATTTTCAGCAGTGGATCATTGATGCCCAACGCTGTGAGAACTTCGTCGGCGGCCTTCTTGATGATCTTGGCGCGGGGGTCGAAATTCTTGTACACGCGGTGGCCAAAACCCATCAGGCGGAAAGGATCGTTCTTGTCTTTGGCCTTGGCAATGAACTTGCTGGTGTCGCCGCCATCAGCCTGAATGGCTTCCAGCATCTCTACCACTTCTTGGTTGGCACCGCCGTGCAGGGGGCCCCACAAGGCGTTGATACCAGCCGAAACCGAGCCGTACAAGCTAGCATTAGCTGAGCCCACCAAGCGCACCGTAGAAGTGGAACAGTTCTGCTCATGGTCGGCGTGCAGGATAAGCAACTTGTTGAGCGCGCTCACCACCACTGGGTTGATGTCGTACTTCTCCGTAGGGAAGCTGAACATCATGTAGAGGAAGTTGGACGTGTAGTCGAGGTCGTTGCGGGGATAATTGAGAGGGTGGCCCTGCGAGTTCTTGTACGTCCAGGCGGCGATGGTCGAGATTTTGGCCATCAAACGCAGGATGTTCAGATTCATTTCCTCTGCGCTCTGGTTGGGGTCGATGCTCTTGGGATAGAACGCCGTAAGCGAGCAGATAAGGCTGCTAAGAATAGCCATAGGATGTGCCGCTGATGGGAAACCATCAAAAATCTTGCGGACATCTTCGTGCACCAGCGTATGCTTGGTGATTTGATGGCTGAACTCATCGAGTTCGGCTTTGGAAGGCAATGCGCCGTAGATAAGCAAATACGCTACTTCCAGAAACGACGATTTCTCGGCTAGTTGCTCGATAGGATAGCCGCGGTACCGCAGAATGCCTTCCTCTCCATCGAGGAATGTAATGGCGCTCTTGGTAGCGCCGGTGTTTTTGTAGCCAGAATCGAGGGTTACGTAACCGGTTTGGTCCCGCAGCTTTCCGATGTCAAATGCTTTTTCGTGTTCGGTGCCTTCAATGACGGGCAACATAATCGATTTGCCGTCGAGGATAATCTCAGCAGATTCTGCCATAGGAGAGGGGTAGAAGGGTGGTTCAGGGGCGAAGCTAAAGAATAACCAGCAAGCTGAAAAGCCAGCGTGGTAGTTGAGTTCTATACTACCGTGAGCCCCTGTATGTTGTTTAGATGTGAGAAAGTACTTGCAAAAGAAGCACAGTCCGGCAAAATACACAGTGTTCGGCCGGCTTTTTCACCCGCATTCTAGCGAACATTCGCGGTTTATTGTACGCAATAACTTGGCTTCTGTTGATAAGAGTGGGTAGGCTAGTAAGTTAGCAAGCAGTGCATCCGTAAATAGGCCAGCCAATTATATCACACATGATGCGTGCGGCACGTAGCTGCGTTGCTGTCCGCAACCAAGTGTGAAGTAGCGTAGGCAGAGGGAAAATCAACCAGAACGGGATGATGCAAGTAAAGCAGCATCTGTGTTACACTAAGCATCACCCAATGAGATACAAAACGCTAGGAAATTCCGGGTTGCAGGTAAGTGAAATTGGATTTGGCTGCATGTCGCTCGGTACCGATTACGCAACTAACCGCACCCTGTTGTATAGTGCCTTAGATCAGGGCATCACCTTCTTCGACACGGCAGATCTGTACCAGCGAGGGGCAAACGAAACCACTGTGGGCAAGGCGTTCAAAGGCCACCGCAAGGATGTAGTACTTGCCACCAAAGTAGGCAATGTATGGCGGCCCGATGGTAGCGGTTGGGACTGGGCCCCCACAAAAGCCTACGTGTTGCAGGCAGTCGAAGAAAGCCTAAAGCGCCTCGAAACGGAGTACATTGACCTGTATCAATTGCACGGTGGTACCCTCGACGACCCGCTCGATGAACTTATAGAGGCGTTTGAGCTACTTAAGCAGCAGGGAAGGATTCGGGCATACGGTATTTCGTCTATTCGCCCCAACGTTGTTCGGGAGTATGTAGAACGTGCCAACCTGGCCAGCGTAATGATGCAGTATAGCCTGCTGGATCGGCGGCCAGAGGAAAGCTGCTTGTCACTGTTACAAGAGCACCAGATAGGAGTGCTGGCGCGGGGCAGCTTTGCGCAAGGGTTGCTCGTAGGCAAGGCTTCCAAGGAATACCTAAGCTATCCAAAGGAGGTTGTAGATAGCGCCGCCGCTGCTGTACGGAGAGTGGCACAAGCCAATGCGCGTACTGCAGTGGAAGTGGCGGCACGTTTCGTGTTGCACCATCCTGCCGTGTCATCGGCAATATTAGGCATTCGCACGGAAGAGCAACTTGCCGAGGCTGTAGCACTCGCCGAAGCCCCGCCCTTAACAGCACAGGAAATGCAACTGCTTCAGCAAGCCCTACCGCCCAACACCTATGAGCAGCACCGATAAACCGTACTTAAGGTGGTGCGCTTTATTGGTGATGACGTATTGAAGGTTGGTCAGCTACTTGCCAATGCAGAACTGAGTGAAGATGCTGGTAAGAAGGTCGTCAGAGGAAATCTCACCGGTGATTTCTCCTAACGATGCCAAGGCGTGCCGGAGGTCAGCGGCGAGTAATTCGGTGCCGGTACCACTCGTGAGACCGGATAGTACGGCATCGAGGGCGAGGGTAGCGGCTTCCAGACTGCGGGCATGCCGCAGGTTGGTGACGATCGTGCTGCTGCCTGTGCGGTCTAAGCCTTCACCCCGTACCCGGGCCAGCAAAAGCTGGCGCAACTCGTCGAGGCCGTCGCCGCGGCTGGCAGCAATCAGCACGGTGCTGGGACGGGTTCGGAAAGCCGCTTGTTCTTCTTCGGAAGCCACATCGAGCTTGTTGCCGATGGCTAATATGGGAGTGGCAGGGGATAACTGAAGCGCTTCAATCTCTGCTTCAAGCTGACTAGGGCTAGTTTCCGTTAAATCAAACAGATAAATAACTAAAGCCGCTTGCTTTACCCGCTTCAAGGTCCGCTCCACGCCAATGGATTCCACTATGTCAGTGGTGTCGCGCAGGCCTGCTGTGTCGACGAAGCGGAAACGTATTCCATCTAAGCTTACTTCGTCTTCAATCAGGTCGCGGGTGGTGCCTGCCACTGCTGAAACGATAGCGCGCTCCTCGTTGAGTAGCGAGTTGAGCAACGTGCTTTTGCCAGCGTTGGGCCGGCCGGCAATAACGGTAGTCACGCCATTCTTGATAACGTTGCCTAGCTCGAACGAGCGCAGTAGACGTTGGACCAGCGCCTGTACTTCCTGAAGTAGCCTGACTAGCCCCGTACGGTCGGCAAACTCCACGTCTTCTTCTCCGAAGTCCAACTCCAACTCCAGCAGGGCCGCAAACTGAACTAGCCGCGCCCGGAGGTCTTTCAACTCCCGGGAAAAGCCGCCCCGCATCTGCTGCATTGCTACCTGGTGAGAGAGCTGGGAGTCGGCCACAATCAGGTCGGCTACCGCTTCGGCTTGGGCGAGGTCGAAGGCGCCATTCAGGAAGGCCCGCTTGGTGAACTCGCCAGCCTCGGCTAGGCGGGCCCCACGGCGCGTGAATAGCAGCAGCAACTGCTGCACGATATAGTCGGAGCCGTGGCAACTAATTTCCACTACATCCTCGCGGGTGTACGAGTTAGGAGCACGGAACAGTGAAACGACTACCTCGTCGATGATGCGGTCTTCCTCACGGATGGTGCCGAAATGGAGGGTGTGGCTGGGCTGATCGAGCAGGCGCTTTCCCGTGAATACCTCAGCTACCAAGCTAATGGCGGCGGCGCCAGAAAGCCGAACCAGCGCAATGGCTCCTGCACCGGGCGGCGTTGAAAGGGCAACAATGG is from Hymenobacter tibetensis and encodes:
- a CDS encoding citrate synthase — translated: MAESAEIILDGKSIMLPVIEGTEHEKAFDIGKLRDQTGYVTLDSGYKNTGATKSAITFLDGEEGILRYRGYPIEQLAEKSSFLEVAYLLIYGALPSKAELDEFSHQITKHTLVHEDVRKIFDGFPSAAHPMAILSSLICSLTAFYPKSIDPNQSAEEMNLNILRLMAKISTIAAWTYKNSQGHPLNYPRNDLDYTSNFLYMMFSFPTEKYDINPVVVSALNKLLILHADHEQNCSTSTVRLVGSANASLYGSVSAGINALWGPLHGGANQEVVEMLEAIQADGGDTSKFIAKAKDKNDPFRLMGFGHRVYKNFDPRAKIIKKAADEVLTALGINDPLLKIAQELEQAALTDPYFVDRKLYPNVDFYSGIIYKAIGIPTEMFTVMFALGRLPGWIAQWKEMRENKEPIGRPRQIYTGELERDYVSIENR
- a CDS encoding aldo/keto reductase, translated to MRYKTLGNSGLQVSEIGFGCMSLGTDYATNRTLLYSALDQGITFFDTADLYQRGANETTVGKAFKGHRKDVVLATKVGNVWRPDGSGWDWAPTKAYVLQAVEESLKRLETEYIDLYQLHGGTLDDPLDELIEAFELLKQQGRIRAYGISSIRPNVVREYVERANLASVMMQYSLLDRRPEESCLSLLQEHQIGVLARGSFAQGLLVGKASKEYLSYPKEVVDSAAAAVRRVAQANARTAVEVAARFVLHHPAVSSAILGIRTEEQLAEAVALAEAPPLTAQEMQLLQQALPPNTYEQHR
- the mnmE gene encoding tRNA uridine-5-carboxymethylaminomethyl(34) synthesis GTPase MnmE; translation: MAALPPALSDTIVALSTPPGAGAIALVRLSGAAAISLVAEVFTGKRLLDQPSHTLHFGTIREEDRIIDEVVVSLFRAPNSYTREDVVEISCHGSDYIVQQLLLLFTRRGARLAEAGEFTKRAFLNGAFDLAQAEAVADLIVADSQLSHQVAMQQMRGGFSRELKDLRARLVQFAALLELELDFGEEDVEFADRTGLVRLLQEVQALVQRLLRSFELGNVIKNGVTTVIAGRPNAGKSTLLNSLLNEERAIVSAVAGTTRDLIEDEVSLDGIRFRFVDTAGLRDTTDIVESIGVERTLKRVKQAALVIYLFDLTETSPSQLEAEIEALQLSPATPILAIGNKLDVASEEEQAAFRTRPSTVLIAASRGDGLDELRQLLLARVRGEGLDRTGSSTIVTNLRHARSLEAATLALDAVLSGLTSGTGTELLAADLRHALASLGEITGEISSDDLLTSIFTQFCIGK